The Candidatus Zixiibacteriota bacterium genome window below encodes:
- a CDS encoding PTS sugar transporter subunit IIA, whose translation MIKLEMESEFSPPEGENGYSKRQILNIKETILSELTDLLDHSGKVSNKKKLSSDLFNREKKATTAIGRQIAIPHVRTMQAKEFILAVGRHADGYEFDAPDGKPVRLFFCMAAPPYDDNLYLKVFRSLAERINYPGFVENLIEASDPHLVIRAFKELE comes from the coding sequence ATGATAAAGCTCGAAATGGAGTCGGAGTTCAGTCCGCCTGAGGGCGAAAACGGCTATTCAAAGAGACAGATTCTCAACATAAAAGAGACCATATTGTCGGAGTTGACCGACCTTCTCGACCATTCAGGAAAAGTCTCCAACAAAAAGAAACTATCAAGCGATCTATTCAATCGTGAAAAGAAAGCCACAACTGCAATCGGCAGGCAAATCGCTATTCCTCACGTAAGAACTATGCAGGCAAAAGAGTTCATTCTGGCAGTAGGACGACATGCAGATGGATACGAGTTTGATGCTCCGGACGGCAAGCCCGTCAGGCTCTTTTTCTGTATGGCCGCGCCCCCATACGATGACAATCTATATCTGAAAGTATTCAGGTCCCTCGCAGAACGCATAAACTACCCCGGGTTTGTGGAGAATCTGATAGAGGCTTCTGACCCCCACTTGGTGATACGCGCTTTCAAGGAGCTCGAATAG